Part of the Spirochaetota bacterium genome is shown below.
TCCTCTCAATTTATTCTTAAGCTTAGAATATTTATTTTCATCATATACCCTTCCCTGCCCTCTATCTCTGAATGTCTCCAACTCCTGAATCTTAGATCCCCAAAAACTGATGTTCTCTCTCAAATTTCTCCCCGCTTTACCCAGCAGGCTTTCAAGTTTGGAAAAGAGGTTCTCTTTATCCGATTCAGCAATTCTTTTTAGGGTTAATATTTTTCTATACTCATCAATCGTTCCAATCCGTATTTCTCTTTTGATTGTGTCCAACTTTTCAACTTCCACATCGATTATCCTTTTAAGCTCCTTTAATCTTTCATCCACTTCACTGATATGCCGCTTCTTTATCATTAGAAGGGTTTTGCATTCCTCAAACTCATACTTTTTATTATCTAACACTGCATTAAATCCCTGAATACCTGATATCATCTCTTCAATTGTTGAAGAATTGATGCCTAACTGTACTATATTTAATTTAACATCTTCAAAAGATCTCTTTATTCTCCTTCCCCTTATCTCAATAATCAATTCATATCCCAAAAGCGTAATCGTAATCAATAGAGCTATTATGCCAGGTATATAAAAATAGGCAGAGGGTTTAACAAATATGATGGCCAAGAATAGAATAAAGAATATGGATATGGATAGGATAAGGGTTCTTTTTAGATGAATTTGTAAAGATATATTCGAATGAATCTGCGTGAAGCCGTCTTTAATATCATTTATCCTTGGCTTCTCTTCATCAAGTAGGCTTTTCCTCTTTTCCATGGAAAGGAGTTCATTCGAAATTTCTCTTAGATTTATTTCATTAGTATCAATTTCATAATTTAAGGCATCCTTCTTATTATTGAGTTCAAGTATTTCCCTTTCGCTCCTCATTACCTCCTTTTCGCCATCCTGCCATCTCTGTGCTACATCTTCCTGATAGACATCCATGCCCTTCAGTTCACCTACCCTTTTCTCAAAATTTTTTAATAAATTGCTGCATATTTCGAATCTCTCCCTATTGCGCGCATTTTCATACTCATCAACCTCGTAGTTGAGTTGAATAAATTCTTCCTTTAATCTGTAGAGCCTTATCTCAAGTTTATCATATCCCTCTTCCCTAAGTCTTTTTTTATGCGATTGTATTTTTATGAGCAAGTCCCTCGCTCTATTGAGCCTTGTCCTTAGTTTATGTGTCTTTTCATCATTCTTGTAATCCAGACCATCAGTTAGTCGACCAATCTCTTTAAGGCTCTTTCTTATCCTGCTTATATCTGAGGTTCTTAATCCCACAAGTTTTTCGGTAATAGCTGTATAATAGTCTGCCTCATCAGCGATGGATAGATCGCTATTCCTGATGATAAAGATATTTCTAAAATCGGATGCAGTTAAGGGTATTTGAGCTGATTTTGTTAGAATAGTCAGATCCCCATCTTGGGGAAGTGTGCGAAACCCTTCCTCATTTGTAAAACCGAGAATTATGTAGCCCATTGGATCGCTACTTACTCTATTTAGCTGTTTAAACTGCTTTACATTCTTTCCCAAAAGTAGTCTTATTAGGGCATCAATGGTAAGCGTTTTCCCGCGTTCATTTTTACCGTAAAGGAGATTGAAATCACCTAATAGTATTTTACCAGTTTCGCCAAGGGGGCCATATCTGGTTATACAAAATTCCTTTATCCTCAAACACCAGCCTCCATCATTGATCTTATAAATAATTCTCTTATTACAACCTTTTCCGATTCATCCAAACTCATATTGTTTAACTTTCCATTAAAGCTCTGGTAGATATTGTCCTCCAGTAATCTGCTAATGTCTACATACTCATATGCTGCTTCTACAATATTTCCCATTTCACACCTTAATGATTCGATTCGCTGAGTGAGGTCTTTTTCATCTATTCCATGATCTCTACAATTTATATATCCCTTTATGGTTAACAATATTTTTGAGTTTGATTCAATTTTGCATAACCTCTCTCTTATTATTGACAATGGATCTAGTTCGTCATATGGATTAAGCTCAATTTTTATAATATCATAATAAGGGGTGTCAATATATCTTTCTATTGGGGCTTCACCAGTACTGAATATATTGACTCCTCTCTTACCAGTTTCCCTTCTTGTTATCGAGATGGGCGAACCCGGGTAGACAAAGTATTTCTTTGAGTTATATTTTATGGAATTAAAGGTTGTGTGAAAATGCCCCGCAAGAATATAATCAAAGTTCATATCTCTAAAGTAATCGAGCTTAACAGGCATATATCTCTTATCATCCTCATTGCCGAAGTCTTTTCGTGAATAGAAGCTATCTAACAACTCCCCGTGATATAAGAGAATATTGGTTTTATTTGAATCCAATTTGCTGGAGATGTAATTTAGCTTTGAATAGATTTCCCCTTCACTAATCTCCATAAATGGCAATCCAACTATCCGCACATTACCAAATTCATAGACATCTTCTATTGAGCATATCACCTCTGCATTTTCGCCTAGGTAACTTCCACCCTCAAAGGATTTTGAGTCATGATTTCCTGGGAGAATATATATTCGGTATCTATTACCGGAAAAGAGCTTTCTGATTTTTATTCTCAATTTATTTGCATCGATATCCCGATCAAAGAGATCACCGCTTATGAGTAAAATATCCACTTCTTCTCTATTCCCAAGTTCGATTATCTCAAAGAGTGCTTCCCATCTCTCTTCACTTGTCTCTTGTAGATGTATATCAGCGGTATGTAGAATTTTCATCATATTATCCTGCTAAGCTACCCTTATTATTTGTAGGTGAGAAGGGATTGATGTTATAGGTCTATCATCAATAATCTATATCTGAAATCATCATTAACAATTAGATTACTCTCCTTAATACATTTAATGGCGTTACTGCAAAAAGTCGATTTCTATAATATCGATACTGATTACAGTCAATTACAGGCGATTATAACCAAATATGGAACACAAAATTTTGTCAAAAGTAATTTTTGCAGTAACGCCATTAAATTGTATTTGGGAAATATAATGATAATTAACTCAGAGGTATAACTTTTCAAGTAAAAAAAGTATGGTAGGAGAAAAGGTATCTATTGCTAACTGAGTTATTTATTATGAGTTGTATGAATATTGTTTTATGAATTTATAACTCAGCAACATTTTCAAGCTTAATTTTTCCGCCCCTCTCTAAAAGCAGGTATCTATTGTCTCCAGATACCTCCTCATCCTTTTCATGTGAGATACTCTCCTCTTCAGGCGCGGCGTTGTTTTCTGGTATCTCTTCAGTTTCAGGGGTCTCTTGAACTTTAGGAAGTTTTTTCCTATCAATACGAAGGATAAGCTCTTCAGTGCTCTGCTTTTTCCAATCTCTAGCCCGTGGGGCATACTTGCCATTAGGATAATTGTTCAGATATATCTGGAATTCCTTTGCAGCAAGGTC
Proteins encoded:
- a CDS encoding metallophosphoesterase yields the protein MMKILHTADIHLQETSEERWEALFEIIELGNREEVDILLISGDLFDRDIDANKLRIKIRKLFSGNRYRIYILPGNHDSKSFEGGSYLGENAEVICSIEDVYEFGNVRIVGLPFMEISEGEIYSKLNYISSKLDSNKTNILLYHGELLDSFYSRKDFGNEDDKRYMPVKLDYFRDMNFDYILAGHFHTTFNSIKYNSKKYFVYPGSPISITRRETGKRGVNIFSTGEAPIERYIDTPYYDIIKIELNPYDELDPLSIIRERLCKIESNSKILLTIKGYINCRDHGIDEKDLTQRIESLRCEMGNIVEAAYEYVDISRLLEDNIYQSFNGKLNNMSLDESEKVVIRELFIRSMMEAGV